A single region of the Vagococcus teuberi genome encodes:
- a CDS encoding YneF family protein, giving the protein MNTGLAILFIIIALILGAVGGFFLAKKTFEDQLQKNPPVNEDMLRMMMSQMGQKPSEKKIRQMMQNMTAQNNKKKK; this is encoded by the coding sequence TATTTTATTCATTATTATTGCCCTAATTTTAGGAGCAGTCGGTGGATTCTTTTTAGCAAAGAAAACATTTGAAGATCAATTACAGAAAAATCCTCCCGTTAATGAGGATATGTTGCGTATGATGATGTCACAGATGGGTCAAAAACCGTCAGAGAAGAAAATACGTCAAATGATGCAAAACATGACAGCTCAAAACAACAAGAAGAAAAAATAG